One window of Sinorhizobium fredii NGR234 genomic DNA carries:
- a CDS encoding IMPACT family protein — protein MFTLQRIETSAQEIRKSRFVAIAGSIDDEQAAKAFLAAHSEPAANHNCWAWRIGQTYRFNDDGEPSGTAGKPILAAIDGQSLDRVVVVVTRWFGGVLLGSGGLIRAYGGTAALCLRAAEKVERVETHRATVACDFADLALIKARLTARGIAIASESFTDTGAMLVIDFRKDAAEATLTLVSDLSRGRAIVSLDT, from the coding sequence ATGTTCACGCTCCAGCGCATCGAGACCTCGGCACAGGAAATCAGGAAGAGCCGCTTTGTGGCGATCGCCGGCTCGATCGACGACGAGCAAGCGGCAAAGGCCTTTCTCGCCGCCCATTCCGAGCCGGCCGCCAACCACAATTGCTGGGCCTGGCGGATCGGCCAGACATACCGCTTCAATGACGATGGCGAGCCGAGCGGCACGGCGGGCAAGCCGATCCTGGCGGCGATCGACGGCCAGTCGCTCGACCGGGTCGTGGTCGTCGTGACGCGCTGGTTCGGCGGCGTTCTGCTCGGCAGCGGCGGCCTGATCCGCGCCTATGGCGGCACCGCCGCACTCTGTCTCAGGGCGGCGGAAAAGGTCGAACGGGTCGAGACGCACCGTGCCACGGTCGCCTGCGACTTCGCCGATCTCGCCCTCATCAAGGCACGGCTCACCGCCCGCGGCATCGCGATCGCCAGCGAAAGCTTCACCGACACCGGTGCCATGCTGGTGATCGATTTTCGGAAGGACGCGGCGGAAGCCACACTCACCCTGGTGAGTGATCTCAGTCGCGGCAGGGCGATCGTTTCGCTCGATACCTGA
- the putA gene encoding trifunctional transcriptional regulator/proline dehydrogenase/L-glutamate gamma-semialdehyde dehydrogenase codes for MSQTQLQKPTISTDAAPAPFADFAPPIRTQTTLRQAITAAYRRPETECLPPLVEAATLPRGTRDAAAGTARKLVEALRAKHKGSGVEGLVQEYSLSSQEGVALMCLAEALLRIPDTATRDALIRDKISDGNWKSHLGGGRSLFVNAATWGLVVTGKLTSTVNDRSLAAALTRLISRCGEPVIRRGVDMAMRMMGEQFVTGETIDEALRRARALEQKGFRYSYDMLGEAATTAADAERYYKDYEAAIHAIGKASAGRGIYEGPGISIKLSALHPRYARTQAARVMGELLPKVKALALLAKTYDIGFNIDAEEADRLELSLDLLEELCLDSDLADWNGMGFVVQAYGKRCPFVLDFIIDLARRAGRRIMVRLVKGAYWDAEIKRAQLDGLEDFPVFTRKIHTDVSYIACARKLLSATDAVFPQFATHNAQTLATIHHMAGKDFHVGKYEFQCLHGMGEPLYEEVVGRENLGRPCRIYAPVGTHETLLAYLVRRLLENGANSSFVHRIADPGVSIDALIADPVEIVRAMPVVGAKHEKIALPAELFGAARPNSAGLDISNEATLAALTETLKASAAIGWTAAPQLATGAASGETRPVVNPGDHRDRVGSVTETSEEDAKRAVRLAAEAAPSWAAVSPAERAACLDRAADLMQARMPTLLGLIVREAGKSLLNAIAEVREAIDFLRYYAEQTRRTLGQAHRPLGPVICISPWNFPLAIFTGQIAAALVAGNPVLAKPAEETPLIAAEGVRILHEAGVPASALQLLPGDGRVGAALVAAPQTAGVMFTGSTEVARLIQAQLADRLSPAGRPIPLIAETGGQNAMIVDSSALAEQVVGDVIASAFDSAGQRCSALRVLCLQEDIADRTLAMLKGALHELNIGRTDRLSVDVGPVISAEAKDIIETHIERMRGLGRKVEQIGLAAETEAGTFVPPTIIELEKLADLQREVFGPVLHVIRYRRDNLDRLIDDINATGYGLTFGLHTRLDETIAHVTSRIKAGNLYVNRNIIGAVVGVQPFGGRGLSGTGPKAGGPLYLGRLVTPAPVPPQHSSVHIDPTLLDFAKWLDGKGATAEAETARNAGSSSALGLDLELPGPVGERNLYALHPRGRVLLVPATESGLYHQLAAALATGNSVVVDAACGLQASLKSLPHSVALRVSWSKDWAADGPFAGALVEGDAERIRQVNKAIAALPGPLVLVQAASGEEIARNPDAYCLNWLVEEVSTSINTAAAGGNASLMTIG; via the coding sequence ATGAGCCAGACCCAGCTTCAAAAACCAACCATTAGCACCGACGCCGCGCCCGCGCCCTTTGCCGACTTTGCGCCGCCGATCCGGACGCAGACCACCCTGCGCCAGGCGATCACCGCCGCCTATCGCCGGCCCGAGACGGAATGCCTGCCGCCGCTCGTCGAAGCCGCGACACTGCCGCGGGGAACGCGGGACGCCGCCGCCGGGACCGCCCGCAAGCTGGTCGAGGCACTGCGCGCCAAACACAAGGGTTCGGGCGTCGAGGGGCTGGTGCAGGAATATTCGCTTTCGAGCCAGGAGGGCGTGGCACTCATGTGTCTTGCCGAGGCGCTGCTGCGCATACCCGACACGGCTACCCGCGACGCGCTGATCCGCGACAAGATCTCCGACGGCAACTGGAAGTCGCATCTCGGCGGCGGCCGGTCGCTGTTCGTCAACGCCGCCACCTGGGGTCTCGTCGTCACCGGCAAGCTAACCTCGACGGTCAACGACCGCAGCCTCGCCGCGGCGCTGACACGGCTGATCTCGCGCTGCGGCGAGCCGGTGATCCGACGCGGCGTCGACATGGCGATGCGGATGATGGGCGAGCAATTCGTCACCGGCGAGACGATCGACGAGGCGCTGCGCCGCGCCCGCGCGCTCGAGCAGAAGGGCTTCCGCTATTCCTACGACATGCTCGGCGAAGCGGCGACGACCGCCGCCGACGCGGAGCGCTACTACAAGGACTATGAGGCGGCCATCCACGCGATCGGCAAGGCCTCTGCCGGACGCGGCATCTATGAAGGTCCCGGCATCTCGATCAAGCTCTCCGCGCTCCATCCCCGTTATGCGCGGACACAGGCGGCGCGGGTGATGGGCGAATTGTTGCCCAAGGTGAAGGCCCTCGCCCTCCTCGCCAAGACATACGACATCGGCTTCAACATCGATGCCGAAGAGGCCGACCGGCTGGAACTGTCGCTCGATCTTCTGGAGGAACTCTGCCTCGACAGCGATCTCGCCGACTGGAACGGCATGGGCTTCGTCGTGCAGGCCTATGGCAAGCGTTGCCCCTTCGTGCTCGACTTCATCATCGACCTGGCCCGCCGTGCCGGCCGGCGCATCATGGTGCGGCTCGTCAAGGGCGCCTATTGGGACGCCGAGATCAAGCGGGCGCAACTCGACGGGCTCGAGGATTTCCCGGTCTTCACCCGCAAGATCCACACCGACGTTTCCTACATCGCCTGCGCCCGCAAGCTGCTTTCGGCGACCGACGCGGTTTTCCCGCAATTCGCCACGCACAACGCCCAGACGCTCGCCACCATCCACCACATGGCCGGCAAGGACTTTCACGTCGGCAAGTACGAGTTCCAGTGCCTGCACGGCATGGGCGAGCCGCTCTACGAAGAGGTGGTGGGACGGGAAAATCTCGGCCGGCCCTGCCGCATCTATGCGCCGGTCGGCACACACGAGACGCTGCTTGCCTATCTCGTCCGCCGCCTGCTCGAGAACGGCGCCAACTCCTCCTTCGTGCATCGCATCGCCGATCCGGGCGTTTCGATCGACGCGTTGATCGCCGATCCGGTGGAGATCGTCCGCGCCATGCCGGTCGTCGGCGCCAAGCACGAGAAGATAGCGCTGCCGGCCGAGCTGTTCGGAGCCGCGCGGCCGAATTCCGCCGGCCTCGACATATCCAATGAAGCGACCCTTGCCGCCTTGACCGAGACGCTCAAGGCAAGCGCCGCGATCGGCTGGACCGCGGCCCCGCAACTTGCAACCGGCGCGGCTTCCGGCGAAACGCGCCCTGTCGTCAATCCGGGCGACCATCGCGACCGCGTCGGCTCGGTCACGGAGACGTCCGAGGAAGACGCGAAGCGGGCCGTGCGGCTTGCCGCCGAGGCGGCTCCGAGTTGGGCTGCCGTTTCCCCCGCCGAACGGGCGGCCTGCCTCGACCGCGCCGCCGATTTGATGCAGGCGCGCATGCCGACGCTCCTCGGGCTGATCGTGCGCGAGGCAGGCAAGTCGTTGCTGAACGCGATTGCCGAGGTGCGCGAGGCGATCGATTTCCTGCGCTATTACGCCGAACAGACGCGCCGGACCCTTGGCCAGGCCCACCGGCCGCTCGGTCCCGTCATCTGCATCAGCCCGTGGAACTTTCCGCTGGCAATCTTCACCGGCCAGATCGCCGCCGCACTCGTCGCCGGCAACCCGGTACTGGCCAAGCCGGCGGAAGAAACGCCGCTGATCGCCGCCGAAGGCGTGCGCATCCTGCACGAGGCCGGCGTGCCGGCAAGCGCCCTGCAGCTCCTGCCGGGCGACGGCCGCGTCGGCGCCGCTCTGGTCGCGGCACCGCAGACCGCCGGCGTGATGTTCACCGGCTCGACGGAGGTGGCGCGGCTCATCCAGGCGCAGCTCGCCGATCGGCTCTCGCCGGCCGGCCGGCCGATCCCGCTCATTGCCGAAACCGGCGGCCAGAACGCGATGATCGTCGATTCCTCGGCGCTTGCAGAACAGGTCGTCGGCGATGTCATCGCCTCGGCCTTCGACAGTGCCGGCCAGCGCTGCTCGGCGCTGCGCGTCCTCTGCCTGCAGGAGGACATCGCCGATCGCACGCTCGCCATGCTGAAGGGGGCGCTGCACGAATTGAACATCGGCCGCACCGATCGTCTTTCAGTGGATGTCGGCCCGGTGATCTCCGCCGAGGCCAAGGACATCATCGAGACGCACATCGAGCGGATGCGCGGGCTCGGCCGCAAGGTGGAGCAGATCGGCCTTGCCGCCGAGACGGAAGCTGGCACCTTCGTGCCGCCGACGATCATCGAATTGGAGAAGCTCGCCGATTTGCAGCGCGAGGTGTTCGGGCCGGTGCTGCATGTCATCCGCTACCGCCGCGACAATCTCGATCGGCTGATCGACGACATCAACGCCACCGGCTACGGGCTGACCTTCGGCCTGCACACGCGGCTCGACGAGACGATCGCCCATGTGACGAGCCGCATCAAGGCCGGCAACCTCTATGTCAACCGCAACATCATCGGCGCGGTGGTGGGAGTCCAACCCTTCGGCGGCCGCGGCCTTTCCGGCACCGGTCCGAAGGCCGGCGGACCGCTCTATCTCGGCCGGCTGGTAACGCCGGCCCCGGTGCCGCCGCAGCACAGCTCCGTGCATATTGACCCGACGCTGCTCGATTTCGCCAAGTGGCTCGACGGCAAGGGTGCGACGGCGGAGGCGGAGACAGCCCGCAATGCCGGCAGCAGCTCAGCGCTGGGACTGGACCTCGAACTCCCCGGCCCGGTCGGCGAGCGCAACCTCTATGCACTGCATCCGCGCGGCCGTGTCCTGCTTGTGCCGGCGACCGAGAGCGGGCTTTACCACCAGCTCGCCGCAGCGCTTGCAACCGGCAACAGCGTCGTCGTCGATGCCGCCTGCGGCCTGCAGGCCTCGCTGAAGTCCCTGCCGCACAGTGTGGCCCTGCGCGTCTCCTGGTCGAAGGACTGGGCCGCCGACGGCCCGTTCGCCGGTGCCCTGGTCGAAGGCGACGCCGAGCGCATCCGCCAAGTCAACAAGGCAATTGCGGCATTGCCCGGTCCGCTCGTGCTGGTCCAGGCCGCCTCGGGCGAGGAGATCGCCCGCAATCCGGACGCCTATTGCCTGAACTGGCTGGTCGAGGAGGTTTCCACCTCGATCAACACGGCCGCCGCCGGCGGCAATGCCAGCCTGATGACAATCGGCTGA
- a CDS encoding aldo/keto reductase, with the protein MKTRVLGRTGATISEIGFGAWQIGGSWGDVSEEDGKRALNAALDNGVTFIDTADVYGDGRSEKIIAAVLKERGGEKPFVATKAGRRLNPHVADGYTGANVEAFIDRSLKNLGVETLDLVQLHCPPTDVYYRPELFGALDKIAAKGKIRHYGVSVERVEEALKAIEYPGVATIQIIYNIFRQRPHDLFFAEAKRKNVGIIVRVPLASGLLSGKIGKDTVFAADDHRNYNRHGEAFDVGETFAGVPFEAALEAVEELRRLVPADVPMAQFALRWIVAQEAVSVVIPGARNAGQAQSNAAASALAPIGGATMEAIAALYERLIKVHVHQRW; encoded by the coding sequence ATGAAGACGAGAGTTTTGGGACGGACGGGCGCAACAATTTCGGAGATCGGCTTCGGCGCCTGGCAGATCGGCGGTTCCTGGGGCGATGTCAGCGAGGAAGACGGCAAGCGCGCCCTCAACGCCGCGCTCGACAACGGCGTCACCTTCATCGATACGGCCGACGTCTATGGCGACGGCCGTTCGGAAAAGATCATCGCTGCGGTGCTGAAGGAGCGCGGCGGCGAAAAGCCGTTCGTCGCCACCAAGGCCGGGCGACGACTCAATCCGCATGTCGCCGATGGCTATACCGGCGCCAATGTCGAAGCCTTCATCGACCGCAGCCTCAAGAATCTCGGCGTCGAGACCCTCGATCTCGTCCAACTCCACTGCCCGCCGACGGACGTCTATTACCGGCCCGAGCTTTTCGGCGCGCTCGACAAAATCGCGGCCAAGGGCAAGATCCGTCACTACGGCGTCTCGGTCGAAAGGGTCGAGGAGGCCCTGAAGGCGATCGAATATCCGGGCGTCGCCACGATCCAGATCATCTACAATATCTTCCGGCAGCGACCGCATGACCTTTTCTTTGCCGAAGCGAAGAGAAAGAATGTCGGTATCATCGTGCGCGTGCCGCTGGCCTCCGGCCTGCTTTCAGGCAAGATCGGCAAGGACACGGTCTTCGCTGCGGATGATCACCGCAACTACAACCGCCACGGTGAAGCCTTCGACGTCGGCGAGACCTTCGCCGGCGTGCCGTTCGAGGCGGCGCTGGAAGCGGTGGAAGAGCTGCGCAGGCTGGTGCCCGCCGATGTGCCTATGGCGCAATTCGCGCTTCGCTGGATCGTCGCGCAGGAGGCCGTTTCGGTCGTCATCCCCGGCGCCCGCAACGCCGGCCAGGCGCAATCGAATGCGGCGGCCAGCGCGCTTGCTCCGATCGGTGGGGCGACCATGGAGGCGATCGCCGCACTTTACGAGCGGCTGATCAAGGTCCATGTTCATCAGCGATGGTAA
- a CDS encoding sel1 repeat family protein: protein MDTRINPTIGRANALLLATAVLLSFAAVAAPSAHAADLTAAEQCDREAGSELDLERNRAFPAVATQEIRIGVALSACREAYNQSGGARTQFQLARVLDRAGEKLKSLQLLGEAAQNGHALAMAMYGIRLVERGEAEAAFDLYQRAAAAGNVVAARNLAVAYRDGVGTRADGALAAQWFARAQTSKLQ from the coding sequence ATGGATACCCGGATCAACCCGACCATCGGCAGGGCAAATGCGCTTCTGCTTGCAACTGCTGTGCTGCTGTCGTTCGCGGCGGTCGCGGCTCCTTCGGCGCATGCGGCCGATCTCACCGCCGCCGAACAGTGCGACCGGGAAGCCGGCAGCGAACTCGATCTCGAGCGCAACCGGGCCTTTCCCGCCGTCGCAACGCAAGAAATCCGCATCGGCGTCGCGCTATCGGCCTGTCGCGAGGCTTATAACCAGAGTGGCGGCGCTCGCACCCAGTTCCAGCTTGCCCGTGTTCTCGACCGGGCCGGCGAGAAACTGAAATCGCTTCAGCTCCTCGGCGAAGCGGCGCAAAACGGCCACGCTCTGGCGATGGCGATGTACGGCATCCGGCTCGTGGAACGTGGCGAGGCTGAAGCGGCCTTCGACCTCTACCAACGCGCTGCGGCCGCCGGCAATGTCGTCGCAGCCCGCAATCTCGCCGTCGCCTATCGGGACGGTGTCGGCACGCGGGCAGACGGCGCCCTTGCGGCGCAGTGGTTCGCACGGGCGCAGACGAGCAAGCTCCAGTGA
- a CDS encoding methyltransferase family protein has product MVVRLIVQTVIWFGIMGAVLFASAGTFDWPAAWIYLAIMLALSLITGLLLAWHDPALLRERLAAPIQKDQPKADKVLLSVLLLFLFGAFAFMALDAARFKWSAVPSWAQAAGALLLVLSIGFNYRVMRENSFAAPVVKVQSERGQSVVTTGPYRYVRHPLYSGSLLFVAGTSLLLGSWWGLLAALGLAALLAIRIGIEEKALRAGLAGYDAYAQRVRYRLVPYVW; this is encoded by the coding sequence ATGGTCGTCAGGCTGATCGTCCAGACCGTCATCTGGTTCGGGATCATGGGAGCTGTTCTCTTCGCTTCGGCCGGAACCTTCGACTGGCCGGCCGCCTGGATTTACCTCGCCATCATGCTGGCGCTTTCTCTCATCACCGGGCTGCTGCTTGCCTGGCATGATCCGGCGCTGCTCAGGGAGCGATTGGCCGCCCCCATCCAGAAGGACCAGCCAAAGGCCGACAAGGTGCTCCTTTCCGTGCTCCTCCTGTTCCTGTTCGGCGCCTTCGCCTTCATGGCGCTCGATGCCGCACGATTCAAATGGTCGGCGGTACCATCATGGGCACAGGCCGCCGGCGCGCTGCTGCTCGTGCTCTCGATCGGCTTCAACTACCGGGTCATGCGCGAAAACAGCTTCGCCGCACCGGTTGTGAAGGTGCAGAGCGAGCGGGGACAAAGCGTGGTCACGACAGGCCCCTATCGCTATGTCCGCCATCCGCTCTACAGCGGCAGCCTGCTGTTCGTCGCCGGCACGTCGCTGCTGCTCGGTTCCTGGTGGGGGCTGCTGGCCGCATTGGGGCTCGCAGCCCTGCTCGCCATCCGGATCGGCATCGAGGAAAAGGCGCTTCGCGCCGGCCTCGCGGGGTACGACGCCTATGCGCAACGGGTGCGTTATCGGCTCGTTCCGTATGTGTGGTAG
- a CDS encoding proline racemase family protein, which produces MRWKRTIQLLDVHCEGEIGKVAIGGVPKIPGNSIAEQLNHINTVDDSLRRFLCLEPRAASIGSVNLLLPPKRPEADAGFIILQADQAHAMSGSNSICVTTALLESGMIEMKEPETVVMLDTAAGLVKATATCREGRCERVKLTMVPSFVQELDVVVDTPEWGRIKVDLCFGGVFYALVDVRQIGTTIDKTNARRIVEAGMALKDIVNRTLPVVHPEIPEIKGVAYVMFRDTEADGAVRTCTTMWPGRVDRSPCGTGSSANLATLHARGKVKPGDVLTSRSIIGSEFEVGLEAVTTVAGRKAIIPTISGRGWTFGLHQVALDPFDPLADGFALTDTWGPQAGEIR; this is translated from the coding sequence ATGAGATGGAAACGCACGATCCAGTTGCTGGACGTTCATTGCGAGGGCGAGATCGGCAAGGTGGCGATCGGCGGCGTGCCGAAGATCCCGGGCAATTCGATCGCCGAGCAGCTGAACCACATCAACACGGTGGATGACAGCCTGCGCCGTTTCCTGTGTCTCGAGCCGCGCGCCGCATCGATCGGCTCCGTCAACCTGCTGCTTCCCCCGAAGCGGCCGGAGGCGGACGCCGGCTTCATCATCCTGCAGGCCGACCAGGCCCATGCCATGTCCGGTTCCAATTCGATCTGCGTCACGACGGCGCTTCTCGAATCCGGCATGATCGAGATGAAGGAGCCGGAAACCGTAGTGATGCTCGACACGGCGGCGGGCCTGGTGAAGGCGACTGCCACCTGTCGGGAGGGCCGTTGCGAGCGGGTGAAGCTCACCATGGTGCCGTCCTTCGTCCAGGAACTGGATGTCGTTGTCGATACGCCCGAATGGGGCCGCATCAAGGTCGATCTCTGCTTCGGCGGCGTCTTCTACGCGCTGGTCGACGTCCGCCAGATCGGCACGACGATCGACAAAACGAATGCGCGCCGGATCGTCGAGGCGGGTATGGCTCTGAAGGACATCGTCAATCGCACGCTTCCGGTCGTGCATCCGGAAATCCCGGAGATCAAGGGCGTTGCCTATGTGATGTTCCGCGACACTGAGGCGGACGGAGCCGTCAGGACCTGCACCACCATGTGGCCGGGTCGCGTCGACCGCTCGCCCTGTGGTACCGGCAGCTCGGCCAATCTCGCGACGCTCCATGCGCGCGGCAAGGTCAAGCCGGGCGATGTCCTGACATCCCGCTCGATCATCGGCTCGGAATTCGAAGTCGGCCTCGAAGCCGTGACGACGGTCGCTGGGCGGAAGGCGATCATTCCGACCATTTCGGGCCGAGGCTGGACCTTCGGCCTGCATCAGGTGGCGCTCGACCCGTTCGATCCGCTCGCCGATGGCTTTGCGCTGACCGATACCTGGGGGCCGCAGGCGGGCGAGATCCGCTAA
- a CDS encoding aminoacyl-tRNA deacylase, with protein MTIARKLQHYIETEGIDYDTVPHHRTATTSQTAEAAHVPGNRLAKSVVVHHEMGYVLAVVPATHRVELSTLQDVMNRRLGLASEEEVSTLFSDCEIGAVPPIGSAYGVPVILDESLDKANDVYFEGGDHRTLVHMSGTSFRNLTRDAQVARFSHPG; from the coding sequence ATGACGATCGCAAGGAAACTCCAGCACTATATCGAGACCGAGGGGATCGACTACGATACCGTCCCTCACCACCGTACCGCAACGACCAGCCAGACCGCAGAGGCCGCCCACGTTCCCGGCAACCGGCTGGCCAAATCCGTGGTCGTGCACCACGAGATGGGCTACGTGCTTGCCGTCGTGCCGGCCACGCACCGGGTCGAGCTCTCGACGCTGCAGGATGTCATGAACAGGCGTCTGGGCCTTGCCTCCGAGGAGGAGGTCAGCACGCTCTTTTCCGATTGCGAGATCGGCGCGGTGCCGCCCATCGGATCGGCCTATGGCGTGCCGGTCATCCTCGACGAGAGCCTCGACAAGGCCAACGACGTCTATTTCGAGGGCGGCGACCACCGAACGCTGGTGCACATGAGTGGAACCAGCTTCCGCAACCTGACGAGGGATGCGCAGGTGGCCCGCTTCAGCCATCCGGGCTGA
- a CDS encoding helix-turn-helix transcriptional regulator, whose amino-acid sequence MDWTKGRGRQILIFGAVGTFALLLGLEVVKEEEEWTVAELLTEAVSIALLVGCSACVALLSSRLREQEADNLDLRDKVARIRESNAQWRADLADHFQELGAAIQRQFGAWGCTQAEQEVGLLLLKGFSHKEIARIRGASEATIRQQATSVYHKAELSGRAALSAYFLEELLLPPVPTAQTSARGDGVARPENAEVSGRIVPG is encoded by the coding sequence ATGGATTGGACCAAGGGACGCGGCCGGCAGATCCTGATCTTTGGTGCGGTGGGAACCTTCGCGCTGTTGCTGGGACTGGAAGTGGTGAAGGAAGAGGAGGAATGGACCGTCGCGGAATTACTGACGGAGGCGGTGAGCATTGCGCTTCTTGTCGGTTGCTCGGCCTGCGTGGCGCTGCTCTCGTCGCGTCTTCGCGAGCAGGAGGCGGATAACCTCGATCTGCGCGACAAGGTCGCGCGCATCCGCGAAAGCAACGCTCAGTGGCGTGCCGATCTGGCGGATCACTTTCAGGAGCTCGGCGCCGCCATCCAGCGCCAATTCGGGGCCTGGGGCTGCACCCAGGCTGAGCAGGAGGTCGGATTGCTGCTGCTCAAGGGCTTCAGCCACAAGGAGATCGCCCGGATTCGCGGAGCGAGCGAAGCGACAATTCGCCAGCAGGCGACGTCGGTTTACCACAAGGCGGAGCTCTCCGGTCGCGCCGCGCTTTCCGCCTATTTTCTGGAGGAGCTGCTCTTGCCGCCCGTGCCGACGGCGCAGACTTCCGCCCGCGGCGACGGTGTCGCTCGTCCCGAAAACGCCGAGGTCTCCGGGCGCATCGTGCCTGGCTGA
- the spdA gene encoding 2', 3'cyclic nucleotide phosphodiesterase SpdA, with amino-acid sequence MTKFIIFTDLHMVPEGMSIIGIDPYRRLAAGIQHVNRYHADADRVIFAGDLAHGADRASYERLKALLGELDPPAAIMIGNHDRREAFLEVFDEAATDASGFVQQVIDFADCRAILLDTLFAPPYDYPVSHAGYLCDRRLAWLDRQLASAADRPVLIFMHHPPHITGFIGIDMFRLINEEDFYGLVRRHGNVRHIFAGHVHRTISGSSRGIPFSVFKSPVHQQPMPFDIPDASLSVDEPAAYGIALVTRDGVLVHTEDYEIAKRDAAVA; translated from the coding sequence ATGACGAAGTTCATCATCTTCACCGACTTGCACATGGTTCCCGAGGGCATGTCGATCATCGGGATCGATCCGTATCGGCGGCTGGCCGCCGGCATCCAACATGTCAATCGCTACCATGCCGATGCGGATCGTGTGATCTTCGCGGGTGACCTCGCGCATGGAGCCGACCGCGCCTCCTACGAGCGGCTGAAAGCCCTTCTCGGCGAACTCGATCCCCCGGCGGCGATCATGATAGGCAATCACGACCGCCGCGAGGCATTTCTGGAGGTATTCGACGAGGCGGCAACGGATGCCAGCGGCTTCGTCCAGCAGGTGATCGATTTTGCCGACTGTCGCGCCATCCTCCTCGACACGCTGTTTGCGCCGCCCTACGACTATCCGGTCAGCCATGCCGGCTATCTTTGCGACCGGCGCCTCGCCTGGCTCGACCGGCAACTCGCAAGCGCCGCCGACCGGCCGGTGCTGATCTTCATGCATCACCCGCCGCACATCACCGGCTTTATCGGCATCGATATGTTCCGCCTCATCAACGAGGAGGATTTCTATGGGCTGGTTCGGCGGCACGGCAATGTCCGCCACATCTTCGCCGGCCATGTGCACCGCACCATAAGCGGCTCCAGCCGCGGCATCCCCTTCTCCGTCTTCAAGAGTCCGGTTCACCAGCAGCCTATGCCCTTCGACATTCCGGACGCCTCGCTGTCGGTGGACGAGCCGGCGGCCTACGGTATTGCGCTGGTCACGCGCGACGGGGTGCTCGTCCACACGGAAGACTACGAGATCGCCAAGCGCGACGCCGCAGTGGCGTGA
- a CDS encoding DUF1810 domain-containing protein: protein MSEAFDLERFVKAQEGVYESALAELRAGAKRTHWMWFIFPQIQGLGHSSMAQYYALADLDEARAFLKHPLLGRRLRECTEAVNAVRGRSALSILGRPDDLKFRSSMTLFEAADPTVGAFAKALDHYYHGARDPRTMEILGGA from the coding sequence ATGAGCGAGGCCTTCGATCTCGAACGTTTCGTCAAGGCGCAGGAGGGCGTCTACGAGAGCGCGCTGGCGGAGCTTCGCGCCGGCGCCAAGCGGACCCACTGGATGTGGTTCATCTTTCCGCAGATCCAGGGCCTAGGCCATTCGTCGATGGCGCAGTATTACGCGCTGGCGGATCTCGACGAGGCGCGGGCCTTTCTCAAGCACCCGCTGCTCGGCCGGCGACTTCGTGAATGCACGGAGGCTGTGAACGCAGTCAGAGGGCGCAGCGCTCTCTCCATCCTCGGCCGGCCGGACGATCTGAAGTTCCGCTCGTCGATGACGCTCTTCGAGGCCGCCGACCCGACTGTCGGAGCTTTTGCAAAAGCGCTCGACCATTATTACCACGGCGCCCGAGATCCCCGAACGATGGAAATCCTCGGCGGGGCTTGA
- a CDS encoding YkgJ family cysteine cluster protein, with the protein MTSALSPHHDFDCQSCGACCAYSAEWPRFSLETEEELEQIPADHVAADLGGMRCENDRCTALEGTLGKFVACKVYAVRPIVCRTCMPGDDECLMARQRLFGAAA; encoded by the coding sequence ATGACTTCTGCCCTTTCCCCCCATCACGATTTCGATTGCCAGAGCTGTGGCGCCTGTTGCGCCTATTCGGCCGAATGGCCGCGTTTCTCGCTGGAGACGGAAGAGGAGCTGGAACAAATACCGGCCGACCATGTGGCGGCCGACCTTGGCGGCATGCGCTGCGAAAACGACCGCTGCACGGCGCTCGAGGGCACGCTCGGCAAATTCGTCGCTTGCAAGGTCTATGCCGTCAGGCCCATTGTCTGCCGGACCTGCATGCCCGGCGATGACGAATGCCTGATGGCCCGCCAACGGCTTTTTGGTGCCGCCGCCTGA